The following proteins are encoded in a genomic region of Debaryomyces hansenii CBS767 chromosome G complete sequence:
- a CDS encoding DEHA2G08184p (similar to uniprot|P32480 Saccharomyces cerevisiae YOR038C HIR2 Non-essential transcriptional corepressor involved in the cell cycle-regulated transcription of histone H2A H2B H3 and H4 genes) — MSHNVDQLNRLYRNEIKTLLLSNWTEYTTEYTYMRVLVFPSVLHSGQIHSIDINKDNSKILTSGLDKEINVWNLQEFVQLTTEGKDTVKDDIENVKPLLRITAHEDLVNIVKWCPQNENVFVSGDIQGKVYMHDISKNTHELIFPFGWKEDGTSRVVDLAWSDDGRMLAWSSGDCKIHIYDTEKATYQELTSLSNLEKLTVQRSIAFDPTNHYLISMGDDTSIYLYQYQYEPTTRNYQFRLINRISKLINKTSMNVDYKRISWSPDGEYVSVPTASKNQTSLISLLSRSNGWNNILSLVGHNLDCEVVQYNPMIYNSSENNDNPKLFNVIATAGSDMTLVVWNTTKDKPIFILQEISKKPIVDLCWDKTGNSLFVASLDGHLSIVSFHPQELGNTVSEELWKELFEAGEASIKPFNEKPDQDITPSTKKSSHNVIDILDQKNSINVHEAKAKKPTEGIKDLSSISPEEENADTESPLKQDLQAHDKQVTNFVPEVIPAIIEDAPETQTEDILHSAMSTTRSTKSQVKNPKEKPTKVTPEKAKVTTKNGKKRIQPMLISSMNENSSNNSVKKSNTSESNGTSNLVSSGKVLMEFDKPSYSISDDLYKQNKRTKTQDENSNKKLKRELEPVKFIGSVVLNPSTTFARIRLSIPKIRLNFQLSSTVEDNSFILDVKNGLGNETKPSRITYFKKEKQIWCDFIPRFIQLVAEGSTFWAVSTADGQILTYSHTSGKKLLPPIILGSPLSFLESHGNFLMAVTSIGELYVWNIEQKKIHLQSPSSLSSLLDLSNKYQEDGLSKSDNITMCSITNNGIPLITLSNGAGYLFNKDLGTWQTISESWWAFGSHYWDSLGNDDGSKPQSYGLFCDSNDSSIVGLLEQKTNESILRKTRAGRGKYFNKISKNMLMKEGFENLENTISLSHLENRILCCELLGEFKDFHDFFIIYVKRICELGFKAKLFEVCDQLLGPSEPNSTATKDGEANWNSEICGIKKHDLLKEVILSCAKNRDCQRILIHFGKKIGVIDIDEFN; from the coding sequence ATGTCGCACAATgttgatcaattgaatcgCTTATACagaaatgaaataaaaacattattattatccaatTGGACTGAATATACAACagaatatacatatatgcGTGTTTTAGTGTTTCCCTCTGTGTTGCATAGTGGGCAAATCCATTCTATAGATATCAACAAGGATAATAGTAAGATATTGACCAGTGGATTAGACAAAGAGATCAATGTATGGaatttacaagaatttGTACAATTAACCACGGAAGGCAAAGATACGGTTAAAGATGACATAGAGAATGTGAAGCCATTATTACGTATTACAGCGCATGAAGATCTTGTCAATATTGTCAAATGGTGTCCTCAAAACGAGAATGTGTTTGTTTCTGGAGATATTCAAGGGAAGGTGTACATGCATGATATTTCGAAAAATACCCACGAGTTAATTTTTCCGTTTGGATGGAAAGAAGACGGCACCTCGAGGGTTGTGGACTTAGCATGGTCAGATGACGGTAGAATGTTGGCGTGGAGTAGTGGTGATTGCAAGATCCATATATACGATACGGAGAAAGCCACTTACCAGGAACTTACATCTTTATCGAACCTCGAGAAGCTAACAGTACAAAGAAGTATAGCTTTTGATCCTActaatcattatttgatttctatGGGAGATGACACACTGATATACTTGTATCAATACCAATACGAGCCCACGACtagaaattatcaatttcgCTTGATTAATAGAATATCgaaattgatcaataaaACATCTATGAATGTTGATTACAAACGAATTTCGTGGTCTCCCGATGGGGAGTATGTTTCTGTACCAACGGCCTCCAAGAACCAAACATCGTTAATATCTTTGTTGTCACGTTCTAATGGATGGAATAATATATTGAGCTTGGTGGGCCATAACTTGGACTGTGAAGTTGTACAGTACAATCCGATGATTTATAATTCTAGcgagaataatgataatccaaaattatttaatgtgATTGCTACAGCAGGTTCTGATATGACATTAGTAGTGTGGAATACGACCAAAGACAAGcctatatttatattacaagaaatatccaaaaaaCCAATAGTAGACCTTTGTTGGGATAAAACTGGTAACTCGTTGTTTGTGGCATCTTTGGATGGCCATTTAAGTATTGTTTCTTTTCATCCACAAGAATTGGGTAATACTGTTTCCGAAGAATTGTGGAAGGAATTGTTTGAAGCGGGTGAAGCAAGTATTAAACCATTCAACGAGAAACCCGATCAAGATATAACACCAAGTACGAAAAAGAGCAGCCATAATGTAATCGATATTCTCgatcaaaaaaattctaTTAATGTGCATGAAGCGAAAGCAAAAAAACCAACAGAAGGTATCAAGGACTTATCAAGTATATCTCCCGAAGAGGAAAATGCTGATACGGAAAGCCCATTGAAACAAGATTTGCAGGCTCATGATAAGCAAGTAACAAATTTTGTGCCAGAAGTTATACCTGCAATCATCGAGGATGCACCTGAAACACAGACTGAAGATATATTGCACTCAGCAATGAGTACAACTAGATCCACAAAATCTCAAGTTAAAAATCCCAAAGAGAAGCCAACAAAAGTCACACCAGAGAAGGCAAAGGTAACAACTAAGAACGGGAAAAAAAGAATCCAACCAATGCTAATTTCATCtatgaatgaaaatagTAGTAACAATTCTGtgaaaaaatcaaacaCTTCAGAATCAAATGGAACATCTAACTTAGTCTCTTCGGGAAAGGTATTAATGGAATTTGATAAAccatcatattcaatatcagaTGATTTGTACAAACAGAACAAAAGAACTAAGACTCAGGATGAAAACTCCAACAAAAAACTAAAACGTGAATTGGAACCTGTAAAGTTTATTGGATCAGTAGTTTTAAATCCTAGCACTACATTTGCTAGGATAAGGCTTTCTATTCCGAAGATTCgtttgaattttcaattatcGAGCACAGTAgaagataattcatttattctTGATGTAAAGAATGGTTTGGGAAATGAAACAAAACCGTCTCGTATTACATACttcaagaaagagaaaCAAATCTGGTGTGATTTCATTCCACGTTTCATTCAACTCGTGGCAGAGGGATCAACATTCTGGGCGGTCAGTACTGCTGATGGACAAATACTTACTTATTCACATACTTCTGGTAAAAAATTACTACCTCCAATTATTCTTGGATCCccattatcatttttgGAAAGTCATGGGAATTTTTTAATGGCTGTTACCTCAATAGGTGAATTATACGTTTGGAATATTGAGCAGAAAAAGATTCATTTACAATCACCTCTGTCATTGAGTTCATTGCTTGacttatcaaataaataccAGGAAGATGGATTATCTAAGTCTGACAATATAACTATGTGCTCAATAACCAATAATGGAATACCTTTAATTACATTATCCAATGGTGCAGgttatttgtttaataaaGATTTGGGTACTTGGCAAACGATTTCTGAATCTTGGTGGGCATTTGGATCTCATTATTGGGATTCGTTGGGTAATGATGATGGATCGAAACCACAATCATACGGCCTCTTTTGTGACAGTAATGATTCTTCTATAGTCGGACTATTAGAACAGAAAACGAATGAGCTGATTTTAAGGAAAACAAGAGCTGGAAGaggaaaatattttaataagaTTTCTAAAAATATGCTAATGAAAGaaggatttgaaaatttagaaaatacTATATCATTAAGCCATTTGGAGAATAGGATATTGTGCTGTGAATTATTGGGCgaattcaaagattttcACGATttctttataatttatGTGAAGAGAATATGTGAATTGGGATTTAAAGCTAAATTGTTTGAAGTTTGCGATCAATTACTAGGTCCTTCCGAACCAAATAGTACAGCCACTAAAGATGGTGAAGCAAACTGGAATCTGGAAATTTGTGGAATCAAAAAgcatgatttattaaaagaaGTAATTCTTTCCTGTGCTAAAAATAGAGACTGtcaaagaatattgatCCATTTTGGCAAGAAGATTGGAGTAAtcgatattgatgaatttaattaa
- a CDS encoding DEHA2G08096p (highly similar to uniprot|P29509 Saccharomyces cerevisiae YDR353W Thioredoxin reductase 1 (EC 1.8.1.9)), which translates to MLNKFRNTAIQFKRMVHHNVTIIGSGPAAHTAAIYLSRAEIKPTLYEGMLANGTAAGGQLTTTTDVENFPGFPKGINGTELMDQMREQSVRFGTDIITETISKCDLSSRPFKLWTEWNEDSEPITTDAVVIATGASAKRMHLPGEDTYWQQGISACAVCDGAVPIFRNKPLAVVGGGDSACEEALFLTKYGSKVYLLVRRDQLRASNIMQKRVQNNDKLEILWNSEAKEAKGDGKLLQNISVYNNKTKETKDLPVNGLFYAIGHIPATQIFAKQLETDDQNYILTKPGTAETSIPGVFAAGDVQDKRYRQAITSAGTGCMAALDCEKFLSEEEAK; encoded by the coding sequence ATGTTAAACAAATTTAGAAACACCGCTATacaattcaaaagaatGGTTCATCATAACGTCACAATTATTGGGTCAGGCCCAGCCGCTCATACTGCTGCTATTTACTTATCTCGTGCTGAAATCAAGCCAACATTATATGAAGGTATGTTAGCTAACGGTACTGCAGCAGGTGGACAATTAACCACTACCActgatgttgaaaatttccCAGGTTTCCCAAAAGGTATTAATGGTACCGAGTTAATGGATCAAATGAGAGAACAATCAGTCAGATTTGGTACTGACATTATCACGGAAACTATTTCCAAGTGTGATTTGTCATCCAGACCATTCAAGTTATGGACTGAATGGAACGAAGATAGTGAACCAATCACTACGGATGCAGTTGTCATTGCTACAGGTGCGTCTGCTAAGAGAATGCATTTACCAGGTGAAGACACCTACTGGCAACAAGGTATTTCTGCCTGTGCTGTCTGTGATGGTGCCGTTCCTATTTTCAGAAACAAGCCTTTGGCTGTTGTAGGAGGTGGTGATTCCGCTTGTGAAGAAGCTTTATTCTTGACCAAGTACGGATCTAAGGTATACTTATTGGTCAGAAGAGATCAATTAAGAGCTTCCAATATCATGCAAAAGAGAGTCCAAAACAACGACAAGTTGGAAATCTTATGGAACTCCGAGGCAAAGGAAGCCAAGGGTGACGGTAAACTCTTACAAAACATCTCTGTTTACAACAACAAGACCAAGGAAACCAAGGATTTGCCAGTTAACGGGTTATTCTACGCTATCGGACATATTCCAGCTACCCAAATTTTCGCCAAACAACTTGAAACCGATGACCAAAACTACATCTTAACCAAGCCAGGTACCGCGGAAACCTCTATTCCAGGTGTTTTTGCTGCAGGTGATGTCCAAGATAAACGTTATAGACAAGCTATCACTTCTGCTGGTACCGGTTGTATGGCTGCATTAGACTGTGAGAAGTTCTTATCTGAAGAAGAGGCTAAATAG
- a CDS encoding DEHA2G08140p (similar to uniprot|Q05583 Saccharomyces cerevisiae YDR267c and CA3057|IPF2954 Candida albicans IPF2954): MVKLIKSIKAHNDKAWCAKSHPTLPLLATASTDRTSHIYNLSAKKNFPLLAKLEEAHKRSVRSVDFKPPLGGVESPVDDFLDLPALATGSFDSTISIWGIDEPEEQDSMDDGDDDDDDEKINDKHAQLLTSINNEWNLMAIIEGHENEVKSVAWNYQGNLLASCSRDKTIWIWETDPETLEEFECISVLSDHQHDVKHITWHPSQNLLASSSYDDTIKLYKQDEDDDDWSCVGILNGHGGTVWCSSFENPTSPTFDANKIRLVSASDDLSVRIWSSIVEQTEQIEDTTDRLPSSIKSTNNEMVWEEEAILPAIHKYAVYSVSWSAKTGKISSTGSDGKLVIYRETESKKWEIESVYESAHGVYEINSVSWCTLDDKTEVLVTAGDDGAINIWEP; this comes from the coding sequence ATGGTCAAACTTATCAAGTCTATAAAAGCACATAATGATAAGGCTTGGTGTGCTAAGTCACATCCAACGTTACCTTTGTTAGCGACAGCTTCCACCGATAGAACATCacatatttataatttgtCAGCTAAGAAGAACTTCCCATTATTGGCGAAGTTAGAAGAAGCACACAAGAGATCCGTTCGGTCCGTTGATTTTAAACCCCCTTTAGGTGGAGTCGAGTCGCCAGTAGATGATTTTTTAGATTTACCAGCATTGGCAACTGGATCGTTTGATTCAACCATATCAATTTGGGGAATTGATGAGCCCGAAGAACAAGATAGTATGGATGATGGTGACgacgacgatgatgatgaaaaaataaatgataaaCATGCTCAATTGTTAACgagtattaataatgaatggAATTTAATGGCTATAATTGAAGGTCATGAGAATGAAGTTAAATCTGTGGCATGGAACTACCAAGGAAATTTGTTGGCATCATGTTCGAGAGATAAGACAATCTGGATATGGGAAACAGACCCGGAGACTTTGGAAGAGTTTGAATGTATATCTGTCCTTAGCGATCACCAGCATGATGTTAAGCATATTACTTGGCACCCATCACAAAATCTATTGGCAAGTTCATCTTATGATGATACAATAAAATTGTATAaacaagatgaagatgacgatgattGGTCTTGCGTGGGAATATTAAATGGTCATGGTGGAACTGTGTGGTGTTCTTCGTTTGAGAATCCAACTAGCCCAACGTTCGATGCCAATAAGATTAGATTGGTTTCTGCGTCTGACGATTTAAGTGTTCGTATTTGGTCTAGTATTGTAGAGCAAACtgaacaaattgaagacaCTACTGATAGATTGCCAAGTTCAATTAAAAGCACTAATAACGAGATGGTCTGGGAAGAGGAAGCTATTTTACCTGCCATTCATAAATATGCTGTCTATTCTGTATCGTGGTCAGCGAAAACTGGAAAAATATCTAGTACTGGATCAGATGGAAAATTAGTTATTTACAGAGAAACTGAATCTAAGAAGTGGGAAATCGAATCTGTTTATGAATCCGCCCATGGGGTCTATGAAATTAATAGTGTATCTTGGTGCACGTTAGACGATAAGACGGAGGTACTTGTAACCGCAGGAGATGATGGGGCTATTAACATATGGGAACCTTAA
- a CDS encoding DEHA2G08228p (similar to uniprot|P04803 Saccharomyces cerevisiae YDR268W MSW1 Mitochondrial tryptophanyl-tRNA synthetase), producing MKRGSIRGLLGKNRFSRSFSHSSVNVIESVPKFPPNSTIFSLIQPTGKIHLGNYLGAIRNWKDLSESQSPGTKYIFGIADLHAITVPQNPAKLKENRYEAIASLLSAGIDPDACILYHQSSVPEHTELNWILTCITSMGSLNRMTQWKSKSQQIETSTIFDEDVLGKTKAGLLCYPVLQAADILIFKSTHVPVGDDQSQHLELCRNIASTFNHTFKTNYFPLPSTLLTPAKKMLSLRNPTKKMSKSDADQNSCIYVTESPDAIAKKIKKATTDSIQGKIYYDPENRPGISNLINIISGLSRKSVVDTVEDLSWVKDHKQLKDHVTELIVEEFTDKRHLFNELMTDFSYLDSICKVGTTKAREITSVNIQEIKKIVGLD from the coding sequence ATGAAACGGGGTTCTATTAGAGGATTACTAGGTAAAAACAGATTCAGTCGCAGCTTCTCACATTCTAGCGTAAATGTGATAGAATCGGTTCCCAAATTTCCACCAAATTCCACAATATTCTCCTTGATTCAACCAACAGGAAAGATCCATCTTGGTAACTATTTGGGTGCCATTCGTAATTGGAAAGATTTATCTGAATCACAGAGTCCTGGAACGAAGTACATTTTTGGTATAGCAGACTTGCATGCGATCACGGTACCGCAAAATCCTGCCAAGTTAAAAGAAAACAGATATGAGGCCATCGCAAGCCTACTCTCAGCAGGGATTGATCCAGATGCTTGTATTTTGTATCACCAATCATCTGTGCCGGAACATACCGAGTTGAACTGGATATTGACCTGTATAACCAGTATGGGAAGCTTAAACAGAATGACTCAGTGGAAACTGAAATCACAGCAAATCGAGACAAGCACAATTTTTGACGAAGATGTCCTTGGGAAGACAAAAGCTGGTTTATTGTGTTATCCGGTGTTACAAGCGGCTGATATTCTTATATTCAAGTCAACGCACGTTCCGGTAGGAGATGATCAATCGCAGCACTTAGAGTTATGTCGTAATATTGCATCTACATTTAATCACACCTTCAAAACAAACTACTTTCCCCTTCCCAGCACTCTATTGACTCCGGCAAAAAAGATGCTCTCGCTTAGAAACCCCACCAAAAAGATGTCTAAGTCTGATGCGGACCAGAATTCGTGTATCTATGTCACAGAATCACCAGATGCTATCGCCAAAAAGATCAAAAAAGCCACCACTGATTCAATACAGGgtaaaatatattatgatCCGGAAAATAGACCCGGCATATCCAATTTGATTAACATTATCTCCGGGCTCTCTAGAAAATCTGTCGTAGACACCGTCGAAGACTTACTGTGGGTCAAAGACCAcaaacaattgaaagatCACGTCACCGAGCTCATTGTTGAGGAATTTACTGATAAAAGacatttattcaatgaGCTTATGACTGACTTCTCCTATCTTGATCTGATCTGTAAAGTTGGTACTACAAAAGCTAGAGAAATTACCCTGGTCAATATTCAAGAgatcaaaaaaattgtagGTTTGGACTAG
- a CDS encoding DEHA2G08162p (similar to uniprot|P38909 Saccharomyces cerevisiae YOR037W CYC2 Mitochondrial protein) has product MIGIRSIGCRVLANRSFGVRLANQTFYRCKSNTDKSNKKTDKELTSNDANNDKVGNFKVKSTSSPASPAPMDPNSGVSHYLKKDNKPYIPKLKHERLSYEYPGLPNQDDFTKHTNEKKPKVVNRWSRYFPKIITAVVVLWGAYAIKVWVYSPEPGSDSQELLDPKEFHRFIIAHKEEIDDQHFLIELIPKFNHWQYSFYSNYESKSIWNGDKIWSVDVKQPDIMVVRAYTPLPLFFMKSEYTRSGDRKPLLKVIDNDADDYDKQGSMCLYVKKYDDGEVSRYISSKKIGDELELRGPNIEYKFPYHPLKQFHERPIFRDLPSKIEAENLVEKIKKVNNLPEFDNLTFYAAGTGITPILQVLLSRNPYRGFVDLHYSAQKPGELKPLERFLFFLEKLDRIKLHTHYDNIKNSRLSSKDVAKPESSGYISPLHLEEKEEKSHQLSPEEALKLRMQILNGDDKYQDQIINDDLRVHRYKNAIEQAIVTSKESKKPSSLSLVCGPDGYIDYVAGNKHAEVNEQGPIKGLLGEKDWDNSNTYKL; this is encoded by the coding sequence ATGATAGGTATTAGAAGTATAGGGTGTAGGGTACTAGCCAACCGATCATTTGGGGTTAGGCTTGCAAACCAAACTTTCTACAGGTGCAAATCTAACACTGACAAGTCAAATAAGAAGACAGATAAAGAATTGACTTCAAACGATGCAAATAACGATAAAGTAGGTAACTTCAAAGTAAAGTCAACTTCATCACCAGCATCACCAGCTCCTATGGATCCAAACTCAGGAGTAAGccattatttgaaaaaggatAACAAGCCATATATTCCTAAACTCAAGCATGAACGATTAAGTTATGAATATCCAGGATTGCCAAATCAGGATGATTTCACTAAACATACGAACGAAAAAAAGCCAAAAGTTGTTAATCGTTGGTCCAGGtattttccaaaaataATCACTGCTGTTGTTGTATTATGGGGTGCATATGCAATTAAGGTATGGGTATATCTGCCAGAACCTGGTTCAGATAGTCAAGAATTGTTAGATCCTAAAGAATTCCACAGATTCATAATTGCACACAAGGAGGAAATTGATGATCAACATTTTCTTATCGAGTTGATACCAAAATTCAACCATTGGCAATATAGCTTTTATAGCAATTACGAAAGCAAAAGTATATGGAACGGTGACAAAATTTGGTCGGTTGATGTCAAACAACCGGACATTATGGTTGTGAGAGCTTATACTCCATTACCATTATTTTTTATGAAATCGGAATATACTAGATCTGGTGATAGGAAGCCATTATTGAAAGTCATTGATAATGACGCagatgattatgataaaCAGGGAAGTATGTGTCTTTATGTAAAGAAATATGATGATGGTGAAGTTTCTAGGTATATCTCCAGtaaaaaaattggtgatgaattagaattaaGAGGTCCAAatatagaatataaattcCCCTATCATCCATTAAAACAATTTCACGAGAGACCTATTTTCAGAGACTTGCCATCTAAGATTGAGGCTGAAAACTTGGTGgaaaaaatcaagaaagttaataatttacCTGAATTCGATAATTTGACATTCTATGCCGCAGGAACAGGTATTACCCCAATTTTACAAGTGTTATTGTCTCGTAACCCTTATAGAGGATTTGTTGATTTACATTATTCGGCTCAGAAACCAGGTGAATTGAAACCGTTAGAACggtttttatttttcttagAAAAGTTAGATAGAATAAAATTGCATACCCATTATgacaatatcaaaaattcaagGCTAAGTTCTAAAGATGTTGCTAAACCCGAATCTTCTGGATATATAAGTCCTTTACATCttgaagagaaagaagaaaaatctCATCAATTGTCTCCTGAGGAAGCGCTTAAATTAAGAATGCAGATTTTGAATGGTGATGATAAATACCAGGATCAAATCATAAATGATGACCTCAGGGTACATCGTTATAAAAATGCTATTGAGCAAGCTATTGTCACTAGTAAGGAGCTGAAGAAACCTTCTAGTTTGAGTTTAGTTTGCGGTCCTGATGGATACATTGACTATGTTGCAGGCAATAAGCATGCCGAAGTCAATGAACAAGGACCAATCAAAGGCTTACTAGGTGAGAAGGATTGGGATAATTCTAATACCTATAAATTATGA
- a CDS encoding DEHA2G08118p (weakly similar to uniprot|P32854 Saccharomyces cerevisiae YOR036W PEP12 Target membrane receptor (t-SNARE) or uniprot|Q12241 Saccharomyces cerevisiae YOR106W VAM3 Syntaxin-related protein), with amino-acid sequence MSFNSSKSFSNDLESLGADSAITHYKDFPEFDSLSQSLDNNLYNINNNQLVSIKNLLQQYESLHNQGDEQNLSVKLQKVSIKLSKILNKTTENFKSVNEITKKLNGYLNECESNHEDEDTLHYLRRKESILIELIKSSINQFQKYQRKFESLQQVTVAKYGINGDPDAINSKGPTEDSTSEAQQQQMQIDYEPINAEELEQQSLLVEEREREIHQISQDISEINDIFSNLHDIVNEQQFSIDNIEDNILRYGGDVHGASNELRRAERYQRRSGGRMFCCLVILLGVVGTVILIGIIF; translated from the coding sequence ATGTCTTTTAACCTGAGTAAATCGTTTTCCAATGATTTGGAATCATTAGGAGCGGATTCCGCTATTACGCATTATAAGGATTTTCCAGAATTTGATAGCTTATCACAGAGTCTTGACAATAACttgtataatataaataataaccAACTAGTGTCTATAAAGAACTTGTTACAGCAATATGAAAGTTTGCACAACCAAGGCGACGAGCAGAACTTATCTGTTAAATTGCAAAAAGTCTCGATAAAactttcaaaaatattgaataagacgactgaaaatttcaagtcTGTTAATGAGATAACCAAGAAATTAAATGGTTACCTTAACGAGTGCGAGTCAAACCACGAGGACGAAGATACGCTACATTATTTGAGACGAAAGGAGTCGATATTGATAGAGTTGATTAAATCGAGcataaatcaatttcagaaGTACCAAAGAAAGTTTGAATCTTTGCAGCAAGTAACTGTTGCGAAATATGGCATTAATGGTGATCCGGATGCTATAAATTCTAAAGGTCCTACAGAAGATTCCACCTCAGAAGCACAGCAGCAGCAGATGCAAATCGATTATGAACCTATTAATGCTGAGGAGTTGGAACAACAATCGTTATTagttgaagaaagagaacGAGAAATACACCAAATATCGCAGGATATTTCCGAAATTAACGATATTTTCCTGAATTTGCATGATATCGTAAATGAACAGCAGTTTTCAATTGACAATATagaagataatattttaagaTACGGTGGTGATGTTCACGGAGCGTCCAATGAATTGAGAAGAGCAGAAAGATATCAAAGACGGTCTGGTGGCAGGATGTTTTGTTGTCTCGTTATTTTATTGGGAGTTGTCGGTACTGTTATTCTAATTggaataatattttaa
- a CDS encoding DEHA2G08206p (similar to uniprot|P38930 Saccharomyces cerevisiae YOR039W CKB2 protein kinase CK2 beta' subunit or uniprot|P43639 Saccharomyces cerevisiae YGL019W CKB1 beta (38kDa)subunit of protein kinase CK2) → MANVNTNEEYISDSSSDFTEYWIDLFLGIKGNEYFCDIDEEYIRDRFNLTGLNQEVSKLPTLIDIITDLVDIEQQPEEHKDALELNARILYGLIHARYILTSRGLNKMFEKYRNGDFGYCPRVHCQLHPLLPVGLNDQPRLASVKLYCAKCEDLYNPKSGRHSVVDGAYFGTSFPAMFFQNFPQVIPTHVKETYVPKVFGFKLHDYSKLNRWRELQRVKLEKRLAKDGIKIENVVGGFISNKNTEKKETET, encoded by the coding sequence ATGGCTAACGTCAATactaatgaagaatatatcaGTGATTCTTCGTCAGACTTTACAGAGTATTGGATAGATTTATTCTTGGGAATAAAAGGAAATGAATACTTCTGTGATATTGACGAAGAATATATCCGTGATAGGTTTAATTTAACTGGATTGAACCAGGAAGTCAGCAAATTGCCTACTTTGATTGATATAATAACAGATTTGGTGGATATAGAACAGCAACCAGAGGAACATAAGGATGCTTTGGAACTCAACGCTAGAATATTATACGGGTTGATTCATGCCAGATATATATTGACATCAAGAGGCTTGAACAAGATGTTCGAAAAGTACAGAAATGGAGACTTTGGATATTGTCCTAGGGTTCACTGTCAATTACACCCTTTGTTGCCCGTTGGGTTGAACGACCAACCCAGATTAGCCTCAGTAAAGTTGTACTGCGCTAAATGTGAGGACTTGTATAACCCTAAATCTGGAAGACACTCGGTAGTAGATGGAGCCTACTTTGGTACATCGTTTCCTGCGATGTTTTTCCAGAATTTCCCCCAAGTAATACCTACACATGTCAAAGAAACATACGTGCCAAAGGTGTTTGGCTTCAAATTGCACGATTACTCCAAGTTAAACAGATGGCGTGAATTACAAAGAGTTAAATTGGAGAAGAGGTTAGCAAAAGATGGTATCAAAATAGAAAACGTTGTGGGAGGGTTTATCTCTAATAAAAATACTGAAAAAAAGGAAACCGAGACTTAA